One region of Pseudomonas sp. B21-040 genomic DNA includes:
- the nirB gene encoding nitrite reductase large subunit NirB, whose protein sequence is MKKLKLVMIGNGMAGVRTLEELLKLSNELYDITVFGAEPHTNYNRILLSPVLAGEQTFEEIVLNDLDWYLENNIKLLLNRKVVEIDRVKRRVIAEDGTEAEYDRLLIATGSTPFILPIPGNTLQGVIGYRDIADTQAMINTAKTHKHAVVIGGGLLGLEAANGLMLRGMHVTVVHIGEWLLERQLDKTSGQLLQTALEARGLHFRLREQTQALHDGGNGRVGSVEFKNGDIIPADLVVMAAGIRPNTELAEKSGIPCNRGILVNDTMQTYDPRVYAIGECASHRGIAYGLVAPLFEQAKVCANHLAQLGFARYQGSVTSTKLKVTGIDLFSAGDFMGGEGTETITLSDPIGGIYKKLVIKDDVLVGACLYGDTADGGWYFRQIRENHAIDEIRDHLMFGENALGDVGHQGQDKAMSMADTAEVCGCNGVCKGTIVKAIQEHGLFSVDEVKKHTKAASSCGSCSGLVEQILINTVGGAADVKPKSEKAICGCSDLNHGQIRQAIREQHLLTIAGTISYLNWRTPNGCATCRPALNYYLISTWPGEAKDDPQSRLINERAHANIQKDGTYSVVPRMWGGVTNPSELRRIADVADKYNVPMVKVTGGQRIDLLGIKKQDLPGVWKDLDMPSGHAYGKSIRTVKTCVGSEFCRFGTQNSTQLGIELEHDLFNMWSPHKVKLAVSGCPRNCSEAGIKDVGIIGVDSGWEMYIGGNGGIKTEVAEFFVKLKTAEEVREYNGAFLQLYREEAFYLERTVHYLQRVGMEHIKKAVLEDPVRRKALNDRLQFSLSFEQDPWKERLAQPQLKKEFDVIPLKNLEVLA, encoded by the coding sequence ATGAAAAAACTAAAACTGGTGATGATCGGCAACGGCATGGCCGGGGTTCGCACCCTGGAAGAACTGCTCAAGCTGAGCAACGAGCTGTACGACATCACGGTCTTCGGCGCCGAACCTCATACCAACTACAACCGCATCCTGCTGTCGCCAGTACTGGCCGGTGAGCAGACGTTCGAAGAGATCGTGCTCAACGACCTCGACTGGTACCTGGAAAACAACATCAAGCTGTTGCTCAACCGCAAAGTCGTGGAGATCGACCGGGTCAAACGCCGCGTCATCGCCGAAGACGGCACCGAAGCCGAATACGATCGCCTGCTGATCGCCACCGGTTCGACCCCATTCATCTTGCCGATCCCCGGCAACACCTTGCAGGGTGTGATCGGCTACCGCGACATCGCCGATACCCAGGCCATGATCAACACCGCCAAGACCCACAAGCACGCTGTTGTGATCGGTGGAGGCCTGCTGGGCCTGGAAGCCGCCAACGGCCTGATGCTGCGCGGCATGCACGTGACCGTGGTACATATCGGCGAGTGGTTGCTGGAACGACAATTGGACAAGACCAGCGGTCAACTGCTGCAAACCGCCCTCGAAGCGCGCGGCCTGCACTTTCGCCTGCGCGAGCAAACCCAGGCGCTGCACGACGGGGGCAATGGCCGGGTCGGGTCGGTTGAATTCAAGAACGGCGACATCATCCCCGCCGACTTGGTGGTGATGGCCGCTGGCATTCGCCCCAACACCGAACTCGCGGAAAAATCCGGCATCCCCTGCAACCGCGGGATTCTGGTCAATGACACGATGCAAACCTACGACCCGAGGGTCTACGCCATCGGTGAATGCGCCAGCCATCGCGGCATCGCCTACGGCCTCGTCGCGCCCCTGTTCGAGCAAGCCAAAGTCTGCGCCAACCACCTCGCCCAATTGGGCTTCGCCCGCTATCAAGGTTCGGTGACGTCGACCAAATTGAAAGTCACCGGCATCGATCTGTTTTCTGCCGGCGACTTCATGGGCGGCGAAGGCACGGAAACCATCACCCTCTCCGATCCGATCGGCGGGATCTACAAAAAACTGGTGATCAAGGATGACGTGCTGGTCGGCGCCTGCCTGTACGGCGACACGGCCGATGGCGGTTGGTATTTCCGGCAGATTCGTGAGAATCACGCCATCGACGAGATCCGCGATCACCTGATGTTCGGTGAAAACGCTCTAGGTGACGTCGGGCATCAAGGTCAGGACAAAGCCATGAGCATGGCCGATACCGCCGAAGTGTGCGGTTGCAACGGCGTGTGCAAAGGCACCATCGTCAAGGCGATTCAGGAGCACGGACTGTTCAGTGTCGACGAGGTGAAAAAACACACCAAGGCTGCAAGTTCATGCGGCTCCTGCTCAGGGCTGGTGGAGCAGATCCTGATCAACACCGTGGGTGGCGCGGCGGACGTCAAACCGAAAAGCGAAAAAGCCATCTGCGGATGCAGCGACCTCAACCACGGCCAAATCCGCCAGGCCATCCGCGAGCAACATTTACTGACCATTGCCGGGACCATCAGCTACTTGAACTGGCGCACACCGAATGGCTGCGCCACGTGCCGCCCGGCCCTCAACTACTACCTGATTTCCACCTGGCCGGGTGAGGCAAAGGACGACCCGCAATCACGCCTGATCAACGAACGCGCCCACGCCAACATTCAAAAAGACGGCACCTATTCGGTTGTCCCGCGGATGTGGGGCGGCGTGACCAACCCTTCGGAACTGCGGCGCATCGCCGACGTCGCCGACAAGTACAACGTACCGATGGTCAAGGTCACCGGTGGCCAGCGCATCGACTTGCTGGGGATCAAGAAACAGGACTTGCCGGGCGTCTGGAAAGACCTCGACATGCCATCCGGTCACGCCTACGGCAAATCCATCCGCACCGTGAAGACCTGCGTTGGCAGCGAGTTCTGCCGCTTCGGCACCCAGAACTCCACCCAATTGGGCATCGAACTGGAGCATGACCTGTTCAACATGTGGTCACCGCACAAAGTGAAACTGGCGGTCTCCGGTTGCCCACGCAACTGCTCGGAAGCGGGCATCAAGGACGTAGGAATCATCGGCGTGGATTCCGGCTGGGAGATGTACATCGGCGGCAATGGCGGGATCAAAACCGAAGTCGCCGAGTTCTTCGTCAAGCTGAAAACCGCTGAAGAAGTTCGTGAATACAACGGCGCGTTCTTGCAGCTCTATCGCGAAGAAGCCTTCTACCTGGAGCGCACCGTGCATTACCTGCAACGGGTCGGCATGGAACACATCAAGAAAGCCGTGCTGGAGGACCCGGTGCGGCGCAAGGCACTCAATGATCGCCTGCAATTCTCGCTGTCGTTCGAGCAAGACCCGTGGAAGGAACGCCTGGCGCAGCCGCAGCTGAAAAAAGAGTTCGACGTCATTCCGTTGAAGAACCTGGAGGTGCTGGCATGA
- a CDS encoding bifunctional protein-serine/threonine kinase/phosphatase, with the protein MSLQLSFAEASATGPREENQDALRLVTPAPALAASKGYLFAIADGVSQCADGGLAARSTLQALALDYYATPETWGVAQALDRLLLAQNRWLQANGGGQPLLTTVSALVMRGRRFTLAHVGDCRVYRWHADQLQRVSEDHVWDQPGMQHVLKRALGLDQHLVLDFLDGELRLNESFVLLSDGIWAVLGDTAIAAILRDQPDLDSAAQTLVSAAHLAGSQDNASALLVRVDALGETSIGDALIHLQQWPLPPALKPGQSFEGWQVEGIVGQSQQSLLYRVRDGQQQPWLLKTLPGALRDDHLAGQALLSEEWFLKRVAGRHFPEVHAASQRQHLYYVMREYSGSTLAELHAGVGPLPLAQWQDLAERLLRAVGLLHRRQILHRDIKPDNLLLGDDGELRLLDFGLAYCPGLSEDQPSALPGTPSYIAPEAFRGGIPTPQQDLYAVGVTLYWLLTGHYPYGEIEAFQRPRFGVPVSASRYRPDVPDWIAQCLQRAVAADPLVRFETAEEWLLVLEQGERRSLSVRPKPLLEREPLKVWRTMALVSLVINLALLFLVVHG; encoded by the coding sequence ATGAGCCTGCAATTGAGTTTTGCCGAAGCCAGCGCCACGGGGCCGCGCGAGGAAAATCAGGACGCCCTGCGCCTGGTGACGCCCGCCCCGGCATTGGCGGCGAGCAAGGGTTACTTGTTCGCCATTGCCGACGGCGTCAGCCAATGCGCCGACGGCGGCCTCGCCGCTCGCTCGACCTTGCAGGCCCTGGCGCTGGATTATTACGCCACCCCGGAAACCTGGGGTGTCGCCCAGGCATTGGACCGTCTGCTGCTGGCGCAAAATCGCTGGTTGCAGGCCAATGGCGGTGGGCAGCCGCTGCTGACCACCGTCAGCGCCCTGGTCATGCGCGGCAGGCGTTTTACCTTGGCCCATGTCGGCGATTGCCGCGTGTACCGCTGGCACGCGGATCAGTTGCAGCGCGTCAGCGAGGATCACGTCTGGGACCAACCGGGCATGCAACATGTGCTCAAACGGGCGCTGGGCCTCGACCAACATCTGGTGCTGGATTTTCTCGATGGCGAATTGCGCCTCAATGAAAGTTTTGTCCTGCTGAGCGATGGCATCTGGGCCGTGCTGGGCGATACGGCCATTGCCGCTATTTTGCGCGATCAGCCCGATCTGGACAGTGCCGCACAGACCTTGGTCAGCGCGGCGCACCTGGCCGGCAGCCAGGACAACGCCAGCGCCCTGCTGGTGCGCGTTGACGCCCTCGGTGAAACGAGCATCGGCGACGCACTGATTCATTTGCAGCAATGGCCGCTGCCTCCTGCACTGAAACCCGGTCAGTCCTTCGAAGGCTGGCAGGTCGAGGGGATCGTCGGCCAGAGCCAGCAGTCACTGCTCTACCGAGTGCGCGATGGGCAACAGCAACCCTGGCTACTGAAAACCTTGCCCGGTGCGCTGCGCGACGATCACTTGGCCGGGCAGGCACTGCTGTCGGAGGAATGGTTTCTCAAACGCGTGGCCGGACGGCATTTCCCTGAAGTCCATGCCGCCAGTCAGCGTCAGCATTTGTACTACGTGATGCGTGAATATTCCGGATCGACGCTGGCAGAACTGCACGCAGGTGTCGGACCACTGCCACTGGCTCAATGGCAAGACCTGGCCGAACGCCTGCTCCGCGCCGTGGGGCTGCTGCATCGCCGACAAATCCTGCACCGCGACATCAAACCGGACAACCTGCTGCTGGGGGACGACGGTGAGCTACGTCTGCTGGACTTCGGCCTCGCCTACTGCCCGGGCTTGTCCGAGGATCAACCCTCGGCCCTGCCCGGAACACCCAGCTATATCGCACCGGAAGCCTTTCGCGGGGGCATCCCGACGCCGCAACAAGACCTGTATGCCGTCGGCGTGACGTTGTACTGGCTGCTGACCGGGCACTATCCCTACGGCGAAATCGAAGCGTTTCAGCGGCCCCGGTTTGGTGTACCGGTGAGCGCCAGTCGCTACCGGCCGGATGTGCCCGACTGGATCGCGCAGTGTTTGCAACGGGCTGTCGCAGCGGATCCGCTTGTGCGCTTTGAAACGGCGGAAGAATGGTTGCTGGTACTGGAGCAAGGCGAGCGGCGCAGTTTGAGCGTGCGCCCCAAGCCGTTGCTGGAGCGCGAGCCGTTGAAAGTCTGGCGCACGATGGCGCTGGTGTCGCTGGTGATCAATCTGGCGCTGCTGTTTCTAGTGGTTCATGGCTGA
- a CDS encoding NarK/NasA family nitrate transporter has protein sequence MNSSFWKSGHTPTLFAAFLYFDLSFMVWYLLGPLAVQIAADLHLTTQQRGLVVATPILAGAVLRFIMGMLADRLSPKTAGLIGQVIVICALFGAWKLGIHSYEQALVLGLFLGMAGASFAVALPLASQWYPPQHQGKAMGIAGAGNSGTVLAALIAPVLAAAFGWSNVFGFALIPLILTIIVFAWLAKNAPERPKAKSMADYFKALGDRDSWWFMFFYSVTFGGFIGLASALPGYFNDQYGLSPVTAGYYTAACVFGGSLMRPLGGALADRFGGIRTLLAIYTVAAVCIAAVGFNLPSSYAALALFVCTMLGLGAGNGAVFQLVPQRFRREIGVMTGLIGMAGGIGGFALAAGMGAIKQSTGSYQLALWLFASLGVLAWFGLHGVKRRWRTTWGSAAVTAARV, from the coding sequence ATGAATTCAAGCTTCTGGAAATCCGGCCATACCCCGACCCTGTTCGCGGCCTTTCTCTATTTCGACCTGAGTTTCATGGTCTGGTACCTGCTCGGCCCACTGGCAGTGCAGATCGCCGCCGACCTGCACCTGACCACGCAACAGCGCGGGCTGGTGGTGGCCACGCCGATTCTGGCCGGGGCCGTGCTGCGCTTCATCATGGGCATGCTGGCAGATCGGCTGTCGCCCAAAACCGCCGGGCTGATCGGCCAGGTCATTGTCATCTGTGCGCTGTTCGGCGCCTGGAAACTAGGCATTCACAGCTACGAGCAAGCGCTGGTGCTGGGCCTGTTCCTGGGCATGGCCGGTGCGTCCTTCGCCGTCGCCCTGCCGCTGGCGTCGCAATGGTATCCGCCACAGCATCAGGGCAAAGCCATGGGCATCGCCGGAGCGGGCAACTCCGGCACGGTTCTGGCGGCATTGATCGCCCCGGTACTGGCGGCGGCATTCGGCTGGAGCAACGTGTTCGGCTTCGCCCTGATCCCGCTGATCCTGACCATTATCGTCTTCGCCTGGCTGGCGAAAAACGCACCGGAGCGGCCGAAAGCCAAATCCATGGCCGACTACTTCAAGGCCTTGGGTGACCGCGACAGCTGGTGGTTCATGTTTTTCTACAGCGTGACTTTCGGTGGTTTTATCGGCCTGGCCAGCGCCCTGCCCGGCTACTTCAACGACCAGTACGGCCTGAGCCCGGTGACCGCCGGTTACTACACCGCGGCCTGCGTGTTCGGCGGCAGTCTGATGCGTCCTTTGGGTGGCGCACTGGCCGACCGGTTCGGCGGTATTCGCACGCTGCTCGCGATTTACACCGTGGCCGCCGTCTGCATCGCGGCGGTGGGTTTCAATCTGCCGAGTTCCTACGCAGCGCTGGCACTTTTCGTCTGCACCATGCTCGGTCTGGGCGCTGGTAACGGCGCGGTTTTCCAGTTGGTGCCGCAGCGTTTTCGTCGGGAGATTGGTGTAATGACCGGTTTGATCGGCATGGCCGGCGGCATCGGCGGCTTCGCGTTGGCGGCCGGCATGGGCGCGATCAAGCAAAGCACCGGCAGCTACCAACTGGCGTTGTGGTTGTTCGCCAGCCTCGGTGTTCTGGCCTGGTTCGGCTTGCACGGGGTGAAACGTCGCTGGAGAACCACATGGGGTTCGGCCGCCGTGACGGCGGCTCGGGTCTGA
- a CDS encoding ANTAR domain-containing response regulator, translating into MLRILLINDTAKKVGRLKAALTEAGFEVIDESGLTIDLPERVETVRPDVILIDTESPSRDVMEQVVLVTRDQPRPIVMFTDEHDPGVMRQAIQSGVSAYIVEGIHAQRLQPILDVAMARFESDQALRAQLHARDQQLAERKRIELAKGLLMKMKHCNEEEAYTLMRRQAMSRQQKLIQVAEQIIAISELLQ; encoded by the coding sequence ATGTTGCGTATCCTGCTGATCAACGACACGGCGAAAAAAGTCGGCCGCCTGAAAGCCGCGCTGACTGAAGCCGGATTCGAGGTGATCGACGAATCGGGTTTGACCATCGACCTGCCCGAGCGCGTCGAAACGGTGCGCCCGGACGTGATTCTGATCGATACCGAGTCACCGAGCCGCGATGTGATGGAACAAGTGGTGCTGGTCACCCGCGATCAGCCACGGCCGATCGTCATGTTTACCGATGAACATGACCCCGGCGTGATGCGTCAGGCGATCCAGTCCGGGGTCAGTGCCTACATCGTCGAAGGCATTCACGCACAACGCTTGCAGCCGATTCTCGACGTGGCCATGGCGCGGTTTGAAAGCGACCAGGCACTGCGCGCCCAATTGCATGCCCGCGACCAGCAACTGGCCGAGCGCAAGCGTATCGAGCTGGCCAAGGGCTTGTTGATGAAGATGAAGCATTGCAACGAGGAAGAGGCCTACACCCTGATGCGCCGCCAGGCCATGAGCCGCCAGCAGAAACTGATTCAAGTGGCGGAGCAGATCATTGCCATCAGTGAGTTGCTCCAGTAA
- a CDS encoding CmpA/NrtA family ABC transporter substrate-binding protein, with amino-acid sequence MIEVPATPLAWVNGSDAPEKTDINLGFMALSDCASVVVAATQGFAQPYGLTLNLKRQSSWANLRDKLVSGELDAAHSLYGLIYAVHLGIGGVASTDMAVLMGLNQNGQSINLSHGLQALGVTGPEALDRHVHQTRPKLTFAQTFPTGTHAMWLYYWLASQGIHPLQDVDSVVVPPPQMVAHLQAGRIDGFCVGEPWAASAVQQNLGFTMATSQTIWPDHPEKVLGCTRAFVEHYPNTARALVMAILEASRFIEQSTENRRSTAQLLSAPDYLDAPLDCIEPRLLGDYADGLGNRWQDPHALRFHAGGEVNVPYLSDGMWFMTQFRRWGLLRDDPDYLGVARQVQQLDLYREAANAVGVAASDQDMRSSQLIDGNVWDGSDPVGYARSFKLHAMSDSSYRFAHR; translated from the coding sequence ATGATTGAAGTTCCAGCCACCCCCCTGGCCTGGGTCAATGGCAGCGATGCCCCGGAAAAGACCGACATCAATCTCGGCTTCATGGCCCTGAGCGACTGCGCCTCGGTCGTGGTCGCCGCCACCCAGGGGTTCGCCCAGCCCTACGGCCTGACCCTGAACCTCAAGCGCCAGTCGTCCTGGGCCAACCTGCGCGACAAACTGGTCAGCGGCGAACTCGACGCCGCGCACAGCCTGTACGGCCTGATTTATGCGGTGCACCTGGGCATCGGCGGCGTAGCCTCGACTGACATGGCCGTGCTGATGGGGCTGAACCAGAACGGCCAGAGCATCAATCTCTCCCACGGTTTGCAGGCGCTGGGCGTGACCGGTCCTGAAGCACTCGACCGACACGTGCACCAAACTCGCCCAAAACTCACGTTCGCCCAGACATTTCCCACCGGCACCCACGCCATGTGGCTGTATTACTGGCTGGCGAGCCAGGGTATCCATCCGTTGCAGGATGTCGACAGCGTGGTGGTACCGCCACCGCAAATGGTCGCGCACCTGCAAGCGGGGCGTATCGACGGTTTTTGCGTGGGTGAGCCATGGGCCGCCAGCGCGGTGCAGCAAAACCTGGGGTTCACAATGGCAACCTCCCAGACCATTTGGCCCGACCACCCGGAAAAAGTCCTCGGCTGTACCCGTGCGTTTGTCGAGCACTACCCCAACACCGCGCGGGCCTTGGTGATGGCGATCCTGGAAGCCAGCCGCTTCATCGAGCAAAGCACGGAAAATCGCCGCAGCACTGCACAACTACTTAGTGCACCCGATTACCTCGACGCCCCTCTGGACTGCATCGAGCCACGTCTGCTGGGCGATTACGCCGACGGCCTGGGCAATCGCTGGCAGGACCCGCACGCACTGCGTTTCCACGCCGGTGGCGAGGTCAACGTTCCGTACCTGTCTGACGGCATGTGGTTCATGACCCAGTTCCGGCGCTGGGGTTTATTGCGCGACGACCCGGATTACCTCGGTGTGGCCCGTCAGGTTCAGCAGTTGGACCTGTACCGCGAAGCCGCCAACGCCGTCGGTGTCGCCGCTTCGGATCAAGACATGCGCAGCAGCCAGTTGATCGACGGCAACGTCTGGGACGGTTCCGATCCGGTCGGCTATGCCCGCAGTTTCAAGCTGCACGCGATGAGCGACAGCTCTTACCGATTCGCCCACCGCTGA
- a CDS encoding quinone-dependent dihydroorotate dehydrogenase, giving the protein MYTLARQLLFKLSPETSHDLSLDLIGAGGRLGLNGLLCKAPANMPVSVMGLDFPNPVGLAAGLDKNGAAIDGFAQLGFGFVEIGTITPRPQPGNPKPRIFRLPEAEAIINRMGFNNLGVDHLLARVAAAKYKGVLGINIGKNFDTPVERAVDDYLICLDKVYAHASYVTVNVSSPNTPGLRSLQFGDSLKQLLADLATRRAELALRHGKHVPLAIKIAPDMSDEETAQVAQALIETGMDAVIATNTTLSRVGVEGMEHGDEAGGLSGAPVRDKSTHTVKVLAAELAGRLPIIAVGGITEGKHAAEKIAAGASLVQIYSGFIYKGPALIRESVDAIAALR; this is encoded by the coding sequence ATGTACACCCTGGCCCGTCAGCTGTTGTTCAAACTTTCCCCGGAAACCTCCCACGATCTGTCCCTGGACCTGATCGGCGCGGGTGGGCGTTTGGGCCTCAACGGCTTGCTGTGCAAAGCTCCGGCGAACATGCCGGTGTCGGTCATGGGCCTGGATTTTCCGAACCCGGTCGGTTTGGCCGCCGGTCTGGACAAAAACGGCGCGGCCATCGACGGTTTCGCCCAGTTGGGCTTTGGATTTGTCGAAATCGGCACCATCACCCCGCGTCCGCAACCCGGTAACCCGAAGCCACGGATTTTCCGCCTGCCGGAAGCCGAGGCGATCATCAACCGCATGGGCTTCAACAACCTGGGCGTCGATCACCTGCTGGCCCGCGTCGCCGCCGCCAAATACAAGGGCGTGCTGGGTATCAACATCGGCAAGAACTTCGACACTCCGGTTGAACGTGCGGTCGACGATTACCTGATTTGCCTGGACAAGGTCTATGCCCATGCCAGCTATGTGACGGTCAACGTCAGCTCGCCCAACACACCGGGCCTGCGCAGCCTGCAGTTCGGTGATTCGCTCAAGCAGTTGCTCGCTGATCTGGCCACGCGCCGCGCAGAACTGGCCTTGCGCCACGGCAAACACGTGCCGCTGGCGATCAAGATCGCGCCGGACATGAGCGACGAAGAAACGGCGCAGGTCGCACAAGCGCTGATTGAAACCGGCATGGACGCAGTGATCGCCACCAACACCACCCTCAGCCGCGTCGGCGTCGAAGGCATGGAGCACGGTGACGAGGCGGGCGGTCTGTCCGGTGCACCGGTTCGCGACAAGAGCACTCACACCGTGAAAGTACTGGCGGCGGAACTGGCGGGTCGCTTGCCGATCATTGCCGTGGGCGGTATCACCGAAGGCAAGCACGCGGCAGAGAAAATCGCGGCAGGTGCGAGCCTGGTACAGATTTACTCCGGCTTCATTTACAAAGGCCCGGCGCTGATTCGTGAGTCTGTAGACGCCATCGCAGCCCTGCGCTGA
- the rmf gene encoding ribosome modulation factor — protein MRRLKRDPLERAFLRGYQYGVGGKSRELCPFTLPSVRQAWINGWREGRGDNWDGMTGTAGIHRLNELHAVG, from the coding sequence ATGAGAAGACTTAAGCGTGATCCGTTGGAAAGAGCATTTTTGCGCGGATATCAATATGGCGTTGGTGGCAAATCCCGTGAGCTTTGCCCATTTACTCTACCGTCGGTACGCCAAGCCTGGATTAACGGCTGGCGAGAAGGACGCGGCGACAACTGGGACGGTATGACCGGCACTGCGGGAATCCACAGACTCAACGAACTTCACGCCGTCGGCTAA
- the rlmKL gene encoding bifunctional 23S rRNA (guanine(2069)-N(7))-methyltransferase RlmK/23S rRNA (guanine(2445)-N(2))-methyltransferase RlmL, which yields MSDQFEIFLTCPKGLEGLLIEEAVGLGLEEAREHTSAVRGMATMETAYRLCLWSRLANRVLLVLKRFPMKDAEDLYHGVLDIEWQDHMLNAGTLAVEFSGHGSGIDNTHFGALKVKDAIVDKLRTPQGDRPSIDKLNPDLRIHLRLDRGEAILSLDLSGHSLHQRGYRLQQGAAPLKENLAAAILIRSGWPRIAAEGGALADPMCGVGTFLVEAAMIAADMAPNLRREQWGFTHWLGHVPALWKKLHEEATERCAAGLAKPPLWIRGYEADPRLIQPGRNNVERAGLSEWIKIYQGEVGTFEPRPDQNQKGLVICNPPYGERLGDEASLLYLYQNLGERLRQACLNWEAAVFTGAPDLGKRMGIRSHKQYSFWNGALPCKLLLIKVTPDQFVTGERRTPEQRQVEREQAAYDQAPSEPEERKYNKNGNPIKPTPAPAPVIEQPRLSEGGQMFANRLQKNLKAMGKWVKREGIDCYRVYDADMPEYSMAIDLYQDWVHVQEYAAPKSIDPEKASARMFDALAAIPQALNIDKSRVVVKRRERQSGTKQYERQAAQGKFVEINEGGVKLLVNLTDYLDTGLFLDHRPMRMRIQKESAGKRFLNLYCYTATASVHAAKGGARSTTSVDLSKTYLDWARRNLSLNGFSDKNRLEQGDVMVWLDACRDEYDLIFIDPPTFSNSKRMEGIFDVQRDQVQLIDLAMARLAPGGVLYFSNNFRKFALEENLTQRYAVEEITAQTIDPDFARNGKIHRAWKITAR from the coding sequence ATGTCCGACCAATTCGAAATCTTCCTCACCTGCCCAAAAGGCCTTGAAGGCCTGCTCATCGAGGAAGCCGTCGGGCTTGGCCTTGAAGAGGCACGCGAGCACACCTCGGCCGTGCGCGGCATGGCCACCATGGAAACCGCTTACCGCCTGTGCCTGTGGTCGCGTCTGGCGAACCGGGTGCTGCTGGTGCTCAAGCGTTTCCCGATGAAGGACGCCGAAGACCTGTACCACGGCGTACTGGACATCGAGTGGCAAGACCACATGCTCAACGCCGGTACCTTGGCCGTCGAGTTCAGCGGCCACGGTTCGGGCATCGACAACACCCACTTCGGTGCCTTGAAGGTCAAGGACGCCATCGTCGACAAACTGCGCACCCCGCAAGGTGACCGTCCGTCGATCGACAAACTCAACCCGGACCTGCGCATTCACCTGCGCCTGGACCGTGGCGAAGCGATTCTTTCTCTCGATTTGTCCGGCCACAGCCTGCACCAGCGCGGTTATCGCTTGCAGCAAGGCGCGGCACCGCTGAAGGAAAACCTGGCGGCCGCGATCCTGATCCGTTCCGGCTGGCCACGCATTGCGGCCGAAGGCGGCGCGCTGGCTGACCCGATGTGCGGTGTCGGTACGTTCCTGGTCGAAGCGGCGATGATCGCCGCCGACATGGCGCCGAACCTGCGTCGCGAGCAGTGGGGCTTTACCCATTGGCTGGGCCACGTTCCGGCGCTGTGGAAAAAGCTTCACGAAGAGGCCACCGAACGTTGCGCGGCCGGCCTGGCCAAGCCACCGCTGTGGATTCGCGGTTACGAAGCCGACCCGCGCCTGATTCAACCGGGCCGCAACAACGTCGAGCGTGCCGGCCTGAGCGAGTGGATCAAGATCTACCAGGGCGAAGTCGGTACGTTCGAGCCGCGTCCGGACCAGAACCAGAAAGGCCTGGTGATCTGCAACCCTCCCTACGGCGAGCGTCTGGGTGACGAGGCGAGCTTGCTCTACCTCTATCAAAACCTCGGCGAGCGTCTGCGTCAGGCCTGCTTGAACTGGGAAGCCGCGGTGTTCACCGGCGCCCCGGATCTGGGCAAGCGCATGGGCATTCGCAGTCACAAGCAGTATTCGTTCTGGAACGGCGCATTGCCGTGCAAGCTGCTGCTGATCAAAGTCACGCCAGACCAGTTCGTCACGGGCGAGCGTCGCACCCCTGAGCAGCGTCAGGTCGAGCGCGAGCAGGCGGCTTACGATCAGGCACCGAGCGAGCCAGAAGAGCGCAAGTACAACAAAAACGGCAACCCGATCAAACCGACACCAGCACCTGCGCCGGTGATCGAGCAGCCGCGTTTGAGCGAAGGCGGGCAGATGTTTGCCAATCGCCTGCAAAAAAACCTGAAAGCCATGGGCAAGTGGGTCAAGCGCGAAGGCATCGACTGCTATCGCGTGTATGACGCCGACATGCCGGAATACTCGATGGCCATCGACCTGTATCAGGATTGGGTCCACGTTCAGGAATACGCGGCGCCGAAATCCATCGATCCGGAAAAAGCCTCGGCACGTATGTTCGATGCCTTGGCCGCTATTCCGCAGGCCTTGAACATCGACAAGAGCCGCGTGGTGGTCAAGCGTCGCGAGCGTCAGAGCGGCACCAAGCAATACGAGCGTCAAGCCGCGCAGGGCAAGTTCGTCGAGATCAACGAAGGTGGCGTGAAGCTGCTGGTCAACCTGACTGACTACCTCGACACCGGGCTGTTCCTTGACCACCGCCCGATGCGCATGCGCATTCAGAAAGAGTCGGCCGGCAAGCGCTTCCTCAACCTGTATTGCTACACCGCGACGGCCAGCGTTCACGCCGCCAAGGGGGGGGCACGCAGCACCACCAGCGTCGACCTGTCGAAAACCTATCTGGACTGGGCGCGTCGCAACCTGTCGCTGAACGGTTTCTCTGACAAGAACCGTCTGGAGCAGGGCGATGTGATGGTCTGGCTCGACGCCTGCCGTGACGAGTACGACCTGATCTTCATCGACCCGCCGACGTTCTCCAACTCCAAGCGCATGGAAGGGATCTTCGACGTGCAGCGCGATCAGGTGCAACTGATCGACCTGGCGATGGCCCGTCTGGCACCCGGTGGCGTGTTGTACTTCTCCAACAACTTCCGCAAGTTCGCCCTTGAGGAAAATCTCACGCAGCGTTACGCGGTCGAAGAAATCACCGCCCAGACCATCGATCCGGATTTCGCCCGCAACGGCAAGATCCACCGCGCATGGAAAATCACCGCACGTTGA